Proteins from a genomic interval of Hornefia porci:
- a CDS encoding recombinase family protein — MTNGITFQSVQEKNTLSDELRRAIRDNILFFTQDQEPQEEGITALYERLSRDDDLQGESNSISNQKKILERYCKDHGITAYRHYDEDDGYSGTNFNRPGFQKMLADIKDGKVKCVIVKDMSRFGRDYLQVGMYTDVLFPDFGVRFIAVNDGVDSTRGDNEFTAIRNVFNEMYARDTSKKIRATFQNKGKSGEHLCNNPPYGYMKDPENRKKWIVDEEAAAIVQKIFSLCVDGLGPTRICKWLQEHEILCPAAYYASKGRERNSKPPKDPYRWSNETVSVMLERIEYLGHTANFKTTKQSFKSKKRLCNDPSDWAIFENTQPPIIEESVFLIVQNIRKSRRRPTRMGDMGIFSGLVFCADCGNKMYLCRASERPKQAYYICATYRRDRELCTGHYIRNVTLHEIVLRNLREAIRYVTEHEPEFMQYAADSSKKDQDAEIVRKQETLSKADKRLRELDTIISHLYEDNVMGKLTDERFIKLSHDYEQEQGKLRSMTEVLRQELKQQEKQTTNVRAFISTVKKYTDMKELDATILREFIDRIEVTQADSRSRTREITIVYNFIGAFDFPRAIEEAHNTNLKAGNGIAV; from the coding sequence ATGACGAACGGGATCACTTTTCAATCTGTTCAGGAAAAGAATACACTGAGTGACGAACTTCGCAGAGCGATCCGTGACAATATCCTGTTTTTTACGCAGGATCAGGAGCCGCAGGAGGAAGGGATCACCGCCCTGTACGAGCGGCTTTCCAGAGATGATGACCTGCAGGGAGAGAGCAATTCCATATCCAATCAAAAAAAGATCCTGGAACGCTACTGTAAGGATCATGGGATCACCGCCTACCGGCACTACGATGAGGATGACGGTTATTCCGGGACAAATTTCAACCGCCCCGGATTCCAGAAGATGCTTGCCGACATCAAGGATGGCAAGGTAAAGTGCGTCATCGTAAAGGACATGAGCCGTTTCGGACGGGACTATCTGCAAGTCGGCATGTACACAGACGTCCTCTTTCCAGACTTCGGTGTCCGCTTTATCGCTGTCAACGATGGCGTGGACAGTACACGGGGGGACAACGAGTTCACCGCGATCCGCAACGTCTTTAATGAGATGTATGCCCGTGATACTTCAAAGAAGATCCGGGCTACGTTTCAAAACAAGGGAAAGTCTGGAGAGCACCTTTGCAATAACCCACCTTACGGTTATATGAAAGACCCGGAGAACCGGAAAAAGTGGATCGTGGATGAGGAGGCGGCAGCGATCGTGCAGAAGATATTCTCCCTATGTGTGGATGGGCTTGGACCAACACGGATATGCAAATGGTTGCAGGAGCATGAGATCCTCTGCCCGGCGGCCTACTATGCATCCAAAGGGAGGGAGCGCAATTCAAAGCCGCCTAAGGATCCCTATCGATGGTCGAACGAAACGGTTTCTGTTATGCTGGAGCGGATCGAGTATTTAGGGCATACGGCAAACTTCAAGACAACAAAGCAGTCATTCAAGAGTAAAAAAAGGCTTTGCAATGATCCGTCAGACTGGGCGATCTTTGAAAACACCCAACCTCCGATCATTGAGGAAAGCGTGTTCCTGATCGTGCAGAACATCCGCAAGTCCCGTCGCCGTCCTACACGGATGGGTGACATGGGGATCTTCTCTGGACTGGTATTCTGCGCCGACTGCGGAAACAAAATGTACCTTTGCCGCGCCAGCGAAAGGCCCAAGCAGGCATACTATATCTGTGCGACCTACCGCAGAGACAGGGAGCTTTGCACCGGGCACTATATCCGCAATGTGACTTTACATGAGATCGTGCTGCGGAATCTGCGTGAAGCGATCCGATACGTGACAGAACATGAGCCGGAGTTCATGCAGTATGCGGCAGACAGCAGCAAAAAGGATCAGGATGCGGAAATTGTCCGGAAGCAGGAAACACTCTCAAAAGCAGATAAACGGCTCAGGGAGCTTGACACGATCATTTCTCACCTGTACGAGGATAATGTCATGGGCAAACTGACGGACGAGCGTTTCATCAAGCTGTCCCACGATTACGAACAGGAACAGGGAAAGTTAAGATCCATGACCGAGGTCTTACGGCAGGAACTGAAACAGCAGGAAAAGCAGACGACGAATGTCCGGGCATTTATCTCCACAGTCAAGAAATACACAGATATGAAGGAGCTGGATGCTACCATTCTTCGCGAGTTCATTGATCGCATCGAAGTCACGCAGGCTGACAGTCGATCCAGAACACGGGAGATCACCATCGTCTACAATTTCATCGGTGCATTTGACTTTCCACGGGCAATCGAAGAAGCCCACAACACAAATCTGAAGGCAGGAAACGGCATTGCCGTTTGA
- a CDS encoding transposon-encoded TnpW family protein, whose amino-acid sequence MDPTRTKQDQSPVVRKYQIGDMTYIVKAVVKDGVKEDAATKVRRLIRNDLTRAKKS is encoded by the coding sequence ATGGATCCAACGAGAACCAAACAGGATCAGTCCCCTGTTGTACGTAAATATCAAATCGGGGATATGACCTATATCGTCAAAGCTGTCGTTAAGGACGGCGTAAAAGAGGATGCGGCAACAAAGGTACGGCGCCTGATCCGGAATGACTTGACCCGGGCAAAAAAGTCCTGA
- a CDS encoding helix-turn-helix domain-containing protein: MSGTNGKYDAPGIALVPYPIILAATKGEPDAMKVVIQHFRGYITTLSMRKLYDECGNAYYGVDEEIRERLQAKLMRAVLTFKAD, translated from the coding sequence ATGAGTGGGACGAATGGTAAATATGATGCCCCGGGAATCGCTCTTGTTCCTTACCCAATTATTTTGGCAGCGACAAAGGGCGAACCGGACGCTATGAAAGTGGTGATCCAGCACTTTCGCGGATATATCACGACCCTCTCCATGCGGAAGCTCTATGACGAGTGCGGCAACGCCTACTACGGTGTGGACGAGGAAATCCGGGAAAGACTGCAAGCCAAACTGATGAGGGCAGTCCTCACATTCAAGGCTGATTAA
- a CDS encoding RNA polymerase sigma factor: MEPNRSEYQKQRVFETFCKQVLRNEAADAHEEIKRHRAKEVSFSDLSLHEQRQLYTCDQYFQNGAEETEQDFCVAGKRITAKLIAEALRTLPEEKRKTVLLYYFAGMTDTEIGRLFDAPRSTIQYRRTSSFDLLKKYLEEHADEWDEW, translated from the coding sequence ATGGAACCCAATCGCTCAGAGTACCAGAAGCAGCGCGTCTTTGAGACCTTCTGTAAGCAGGTATTGCGGAATGAAGCCGCTGACGCTCACGAAGAGATCAAGCGTCACCGGGCAAAGGAGGTGAGTTTTTCTGATCTGTCCCTGCATGAGCAGCGCCAGCTTTACACCTGCGACCAGTATTTTCAAAACGGCGCAGAAGAAACAGAACAGGATTTTTGTGTCGCAGGGAAACGGATCACGGCAAAGCTCATAGCCGAAGCTCTCCGCACATTGCCGGAGGAAAAACGCAAAACGGTATTGCTGTACTACTTTGCCGGAATGACGGATACGGAGATCGGCAGGCTCTTTGACGCACCGCGCAGCACGATCCAGTATCGACGGACGAGCTCTTTCGACCTGTTGAAAAAGTATTTGGAGGAACATGCAGATGAGTGGGACGAATGGTAA